From the genome of Penaeus chinensis breed Huanghai No. 1 chromosome 37, ASM1920278v2, whole genome shotgun sequence, one region includes:
- the LOC125045427 gene encoding mucolipin-3-like isoform X9, whose protein sequence is MNPSHHGQCHRRRGSRDDREEEKEKEGEGAEAGSSSSRDRNVPPPALAQPSPTGGQGGGGGESKGASVTSPSPLPSPSVPSPPPPPPPSTASPSTPVQQTDGEKNRPSKEPQTHTPASSLPQSRMRRSKTSSQPRARSGSWSGVNESDDELERMAQVYSQPPPEIKVSAVESNGGTRYGSVSSTLGSLGAGTDYSPLNDSSTSNPARGVFAHTISADRIRRRLKFFFMNPMEKWHARRRFPWKLLLQVFKIVVVTAQLCLFAQQRYNHVNYLWDTKISFSHLFIKGWDTTREIQVYPPADGPLAVYKKASFFEYLDYAVTTYAHIRETAIGTYTYEHKNGSVVPPVLCVSHYKKGEAFIDNNTYILDDDVTQSCIEIPPSEANATDWSTKDFMEKNNFTFNFDLLLNTDFTFQLRTIKLRVNLPFDTPECYRLTGKVVFNNHDHDGQILVELDVGAKVLECTGSVNLASESRTLKIWRAVINVASIVTCITSLCMCIRAIYRAQILKKATVVFFQRYFGKELTIEERMEFVNFWYILICINDILIIIGSFLKIGLESKVHVLSVHFSSQV, encoded by the exons ATGAATCCTTCACACCACGGACAGTGCCACAGGAGGCGGGGATCGAGAgatgatagggaggaggagaaagagaaagagggcgaaggagCGGAGGCAGGATCTTCATCGTCCCGTGACAGGAACGTTCCTCCTCCTGCGCTGGCACAACCGAGTCCTacgggaggacaaggaggaggaggaggagaatcgaAAGGAGCGTCTGTAACCTCGCCAagcccacttccttctccctctgttccctctccaccaccacctcctcctccctctactgcTTCCCCATCCACCCCAGTTCAGCAGACAGACGGTGAGAAGAACAGGCCCAGTAAAGagccgcagacacacacacctgcttCCTCTTTGCCTCAGAGTAGGATGCGCAGAAGTAAGACCTCCTCACAACCCCGTGCGCGGTCTGGCTCCTGGTCTGGCGTAAATGAGAGTGATGATG AGCTGGAGCGGATGGCGCAGGTCTACAGCCAGCCACCCCCAGAGATCAAAGTCTCCGCTGTTGAGAGCAATGGCGGAACTCGCTATGGCTCAGTATCCTCAACCCTTGGGAGCCTTGGTGCTGGCACGGACTACAGCCCCCTCAATGACTCCTCCACCTCGAATCCAGCAAGGGGTGTCTTTGCCCACACGATCTCGGCTGACAGAATACGCAGAAGGCTCAA GTTCTTCTTCATGAACCCCATGGAGAAGTGGCATGCACGGCGTAGGTTTCCCTGGAAGTTGTTGTTGCAAGTGTTCAAGATTGTGGTAGTCACAGCACAG TTGTGCCTGTTTGCCCAGCAGCGGTACAACCATGTCAACTACTTGTGGGACACCAAGATCTCCTTCTCGCATCTGTTCATCAAAGGGTGGGACACAACGCGTGAAATTCAGGTGTACCCCCCTGCTGATGGCCCCCTGGCAGTCTATAAGAAGGCGTCATTCTTCGAATACTTGGATTATGCTGTTACGACG TATGCACACATCAGAGAGACAGCTATTGGCACCTACACTTATGAGCACAAAAATGGAAGTGTTGTTCCTCCAGTTCTCTGTGTGTCGCACTACAAGAAAGGTGAAGCCTTTATCGACAACAACACATATATTCTGGATGATGATGTCACCCAGT catgcATAGAGATCCCACCCTCAGAGGCCAATGCGACTGACTGGTCCACAAAGGACTTCATGGAGAAGAACAACTTCACCTTCAACTTTGACCTGCTCCTCAACACAGACTTCACTTTCCAGCTGCGTACCATCAAGCTGCGTGTCAATTTGCCCTTTGACACCCCAGAATGCTATCGGCTAACTGGCAAG GTGGTATTCAACAACCATGATCATGACGGACAGATCCTGGTGGAGCTGGACGTTGGTGCAAAGGTCCTGGAATGCACTGGATCTGTTAATCTGGCTTCAGAGTCTAGAACACTTAAG ATTTGGCGAGCAGTGATCAATGTGGCTAGCATTGTCACCTGCATCACATCGCTGTGTATGTGCATTAGGGCTATCTATAGAGCACAGATTCTGAAAAAG GCCACTGTGGTGTTCTTCCAACGGTACTTTGGCAAAGAGCTTACCATAGAGGAGCGAATGGAATTTGTGAACTTCTGGTACATCCTTATATGCATCAAcgacatccttatcatcataggcTCATTTCTCAAGATTGGGCTTGAGAGCAAG